The following proteins come from a genomic window of Triticum aestivum cultivar Chinese Spring chromosome 6A, IWGSC CS RefSeq v2.1, whole genome shotgun sequence:
- the LOC123131224 gene encoding uncharacterized protein produces the protein MATAAASRPSGPVLLTPFPNYQSASRSRVKLSAGGSPVKSVSALSPPSSPVGSAAKIRRSCMCSPTNHPGSFRCSLHKERKQGAVPAVSSKPASPPSPPPIGSGCSRRMVNVLAQRVPMGTGHWARRALAPSPTVQQLQHRKRADRFRAGASRLSGVSMTDGRAGSINQ, from the coding sequence ATGGCAACGGCGGCTGCATCTCGGCCCAGCGGCCCCGTGCTTCTGACCCCCTTTCCCAACTACCAATCCGCCTCGCGCTCCCGTGTCAAGCTCTCCGCCGGCGGCTCGCCGGTCAAGTCCGTCAGCGCCCTGTCTCCCCCCTCCTCTCCCGTGGGCAGCGCCGCCAAGATCCGTCGGTCCTGCATGTGCTCCCCGACGAACCACCCCGGCTCGTTCCGTTGCAGCCTCCACAAAGAGCGCAAGCAGGGGGCGGTCCCAGCCGTCAGCAGCAAGCCCGCCtccccgccatcgccgccgcccatCGGCAGCGGCTGCTCTAGGCGCATGGTAAACGTGCTAGCGCAGCGCGTTCCCATGGGCACCGGGCACTGGGCGCGCAGGGCGCTCGCGCCGTCTCCCACTGTACAGCAGCTGCAGCACAGGAAGCGCGCCGACCGGTTCCGTGCTGGGGCCAGCCGGCTCTCCGGCGTCTCCATGACCGACGGCCGCGCAGGCAGCATTAACCAGTGA